Proteins found in one Enterococcus sp. 9D6_DIV0238 genomic segment:
- a CDS encoding glycoside hydrolase family 65 protein — protein MNYTRDNLWQIEEVGFDSRYLGKTESIMALGNGYLGSRSATEERYPTEQRDTFVAGTFNKFAENEVSELPNVPDLWWMDFIINGEHFSLEKGIVSHFSKRLNLKNGELIREFDWAFGTIELHFIFRRFVSKKRRHYLSSFVTIENLTEAAVNIQIRSGIDGQVTNNGSQHFYEGEKGLVDGKYIQMMPQTNESQIDFVFTAGHRIKAENVRERIEMGRRQIFMNYFFDLPAKGTAAIEKRMSIYTSIDNDHSDREVTAIRQRAITEMEALEDISFDELLQESAEKWNEMWQKHPIEIDTENFEDQLAIHFAKYHLHIMTPAHDERMNIGAKGLSGEGYKGHTFWDTEVFMLPYFNFTHPDIAKSLVTYRYLGLDGAHKKATSNGYEGAQYPWEAANPSDGEVTPVWGAADIVTGQSTKIWSGFIEQHITSDVAFGVKQYIDVTGDKEFAEQKAYEILFDTAKFWGSRLEYNAENDYYEIKDVIGPDEYKEHINNNAYTNYTAHWNVTYALALAKELKRSQPELFNHLNEKLGLDAVLDSLAEKVDKIFLPQPTEEGIIPQDDSYLEKKTIDLTKYKSADSVDGLFHDYNLEQVNQMQITKQADVLLLLYLFEGLFPHEMKLKNFEYYEPRTTHDSSLSLSTHAILSADLGKLDESYEFFKKARNIDMGEYMKSSDDGIHAASLGGIWQMIVFGYGGVRMIDGQLRIEPHLPKAWKRLTYGFDYHGESIDVVVTKESVELTKEDNGNNVMFVSNGETYSLKNKLLITLEEV, from the coding sequence ATGAATTATACTCGAGATAATCTTTGGCAAATCGAAGAGGTCGGCTTTGACAGCCGTTATTTAGGGAAGACAGAAAGTATCATGGCATTAGGAAATGGCTACCTTGGCAGCCGAAGTGCAACCGAGGAACGTTATCCAACGGAGCAAAGAGATACTTTTGTGGCTGGGACATTCAATAAGTTTGCGGAAAATGAAGTGAGTGAATTACCAAATGTCCCTGATTTGTGGTGGATGGATTTCATCATTAACGGAGAACATTTTTCATTAGAAAAAGGGATAGTTAGTCACTTTAGTAAACGGTTGAATTTGAAAAACGGTGAGCTGATTCGCGAGTTTGATTGGGCATTTGGTACAATAGAGCTGCACTTTATATTTCGCAGATTTGTTTCTAAAAAACGTCGGCATTACTTATCGAGTTTCGTAACAATAGAAAATTTAACAGAAGCAGCTGTAAATATACAAATCCGCTCGGGTATCGATGGGCAAGTAACGAACAATGGTAGCCAGCATTTTTATGAAGGAGAAAAAGGATTAGTTGATGGAAAATATATCCAGATGATGCCTCAAACAAACGAAAGCCAAATCGATTTTGTTTTTACAGCGGGACATAGAATCAAAGCAGAAAATGTTAGAGAGCGTATCGAGATGGGACGCCGACAAATTTTTATGAATTACTTCTTTGATCTTCCCGCCAAAGGAACAGCAGCGATCGAAAAAAGAATGAGTATCTATACATCGATCGATAATGACCATTCCGATCGTGAGGTCACTGCAATCCGGCAAAGAGCCATTACTGAAATGGAAGCGCTTGAGGATATTTCTTTCGATGAGTTATTACAAGAATCGGCTGAAAAATGGAACGAGATGTGGCAAAAGCATCCAATAGAGATCGACACAGAGAATTTTGAAGATCAACTAGCTATCCATTTTGCAAAATATCACCTACACATCATGACACCGGCGCATGATGAACGTATGAATATTGGCGCAAAAGGGTTGAGTGGAGAAGGATATAAAGGGCATACGTTCTGGGATACAGAGGTGTTTATGTTGCCGTACTTCAATTTTACTCATCCGGATATCGCCAAAAGCTTAGTGACATATCGTTATCTAGGACTAGATGGTGCGCACAAAAAAGCAACATCGAATGGGTATGAAGGTGCTCAGTATCCTTGGGAAGCAGCGAACCCTTCAGATGGAGAAGTAACACCTGTTTGGGGAGCGGCAGATATCGTCACCGGACAATCAACAAAAATCTGGTCGGGCTTCATTGAACAGCATATCACCAGTGATGTAGCGTTTGGTGTAAAACAATATATCGATGTAACTGGGGATAAAGAATTTGCTGAGCAAAAAGCGTATGAAATTTTATTTGACACAGCAAAATTTTGGGGAAGCCGCCTAGAATATAATGCAGAAAACGATTATTATGAAATCAAAGATGTCATCGGACCAGATGAATACAAAGAGCATATAAACAATAATGCTTATACGAATTATACTGCACATTGGAATGTCACATATGCCTTGGCGCTAGCGAAAGAACTTAAGCGCTCACAACCTGAGCTATTCAATCATTTGAATGAAAAATTAGGACTGGATGCTGTATTGGACTCTTTGGCGGAAAAAGTCGATAAAATATTCTTACCGCAGCCTACAGAAGAAGGAATCATCCCACAAGACGATTCATATTTAGAGAAAAAGACGATCGATCTGACAAAATATAAATCTGCTGATAGCGTAGATGGGCTATTCCATGATTACAACTTGGAACAAGTGAATCAAATGCAGATCACCAAACAAGCGGATGTGCTATTGCTTTTATATCTATTTGAAGGATTGTTTCCACATGAAATGAAATTGAAAAACTTTGAATATTATGAACCAAGAACCACGCATGATAGTTCCTTGAGCTTATCGACCCATGCCATTCTTTCGGCAGATCTTGGAAAACTTGATGAATCCTATGAATTCTTTAAAAAAGCCAGAAATATCGATATGGGGGAATACATGAAATCCTCTGATGATGGTATTCATGCAGCTAGCCTTGGTGGAATTTGGCAAATGATCGTATTTGGTTATGGGGGCGTACGTATGATCGACGGTCAGTTACGGATCGAGCCGCATTTGCCAAAAGCATGGAAACGATTGACTTATGGATTTGATTATCATGGAGAATCGATCGATGTGGTTGTGACAAAAGAAAGTGTGGAATTGACTAAAGAGGATAACGGAAACAATGTGATGTTTGTTTCGAATGGAGAAACATACTCATTAAAAAATAAGCTGCTAATTACATTGGAGGAAGTTTAA